Proteins encoded in a region of the Podospora pseudopauciseta strain CBS 411.78 chromosome 6, whole genome shotgun sequence genome:
- a CDS encoding hypothetical protein (COG:A; EggNog:ENOG503NWI5), whose protein sequence is MAYNPYGAPPYGAPPSYAAFPGATHAPGMAPPPGLGPPPGMSSAPGMAPPPGVQQSSLSAQANRPSGLPASFQPPPNLPNINFNAPVIRLGPTVPPLKPGASLTDRRDSHTPTSARLGLGSDRHDQSRAQMRENIQSLVPPTPEERLRTIFVHKIPSGVGGEEGIQKLLNAVGRVQRWGSAQSHLSEHKGDLFGFAQYEDPESLALAVELLKDVEVPVKKQAPIENPPADEDDKFEDIEKVKLQVVVDSSTEKYIESWKEALPDDSNYDARLYEARQSLKHFIRNLFYPRAGGGRDAEGDTAMGNGMNGIGDNIEVINIPIAPEDDLADIPAEMRATVAAEIAAFRDRSNRRDLERLRREEEFEEQERQRNGAPRKSRLDSPPPGANSNSIPLGPRGVPNAPSGPRGQTRGIDFVNGGTTNGHGPQFRDDDDTDADDEELYERELSKQRAEEDKAYLEAERKWVNRERQRAAALERERERERVETEGFARRKEDQLDKEKNWDDEREASRKVHLYYRDHSQWIRDRTAFRNQEAARDEMDRRQEEEELRKAEADMEHARDMADSFLERQAEAMTAHRPAAPAAAPAAPQKVTISFGAAAQKVAQRAATTRRTVAEVEGLLDDDEQDKTTKRTLIPIKFEPITDTKAMTEEDIANAVRALAQEIPVDKEGLWAWDVKWDYLEEGIIRDKLRPFVEKKVVEFLGVQEQFLVDVVEEHLRKHQKPAELVETLGEALDEDAEDLVKKLWRMVIFFTESEKRGLPA, encoded by the exons ATGGCATACAATCCTTATGGAG CCCCGCCTTATGGCGCTCCTCCCAGCTATGCTGCCTTCCCGGGCGCTACTCATGCTCCTGGAATGGCACCACCTCCCGGTCTAG GGCCCCCTCCAGGCATGTCCTCTGCCCCTGGAATGGCACCACCCCCGGGTGTCCAGCAGTCTAGTCTCTCTGCTCAAGCTAATCGACCAAGCGGCCTGCCTGCATCCTTTCAACCACCGCCCAATCTTCCCAACATCAACTTCAACGCTCCGGTGATTCGCCTCGGCCCCACCGTCCCGCCTCTCAAGCCTGGCGCCTCTCTGACCGATCGAAGAGATTCTCATACCCCCACGTCAGCCAGACTTGGTCTTGGTTCAGACAGGCACGACCAGTCCCGGGCGCAGATGAGAGAGAATATACAGTCACTAgtaccacccacccccgagGAGCGACTGCGAACAATATTCGTGCACAAGATTCCGAGTGGCGTGGGCGGCGAAGAGGGAATTCAAAAGCTGTTGAACGCAGTTGGCAGGGTGCAAAGATGGGGCTCGGCTCAGTCCCATCTGTCAGAGCACAAGGGGGACTTGTTTGGTTTTGCTCAGTACGAAGACCCTGAATCACTTGCCCTCGCAGTCGAGTTACTCAAAGACGTCGAGGTACCCGTGAAGAAACAAGCGCCGATCGAGAACCCTCCCGCCGATGAAGACGACAAATTCGAGGACATTGAGAAAGTCAAGTTGCAGGTTGTGGTAGACTCCAGTACCGAAAAGTACATTGAGTCTTGGAAGGAAGCACTCCCTGATGACTCCAACTACGACGCGAGGTTGTACGAGGCTCGGCAATCTCTCAAACATTTTATTCGGAACCTGTTCTACCCCAGAGCTGGCGGTGGCAGGGATGCTGAAGGAGATACCGCCATGGGCAATGGCATGAATGGGATTGGCGACAATATTGAAGTGATCAATATCCCTATTGCGCCCGAGGATGACCTCGCCGATATTCCTGCTGAAATGCGCGCTACAGTTGCCGCCGAAATCGCTGCCTTCCGAGATCGGAGCAATCGTCGCGATCTGGAACGGCTtcgaagagaagaagagtttGAGGAGCAAGAGAGGCAACGTAATGGCGCGCCGAGGAAATCTCGACTTGACTCGCCTCCGCCAGGTGCCAACTCCAACAGCATTCCTCTTGGCCCACGTGGTGTTCCCAATGCGCCGTCAGGTCCTAGAGGGCAAACCCGGGGCATTGACTTTGTGAACGGAGGCACCACTAATGGTCACGGGCCGCAATTTCGAGATGACGACGATACAGAtgccgacgacgaagagcTCTACGAGCGCGAGCTTTCCAAGCAGCGCGCAGAGGAGGATAAAGCTTACTTGGAGGCGGAGCGGAAGTGGGTTAATCGTGAGCGACAACGCGCCGCTGCCTTGGAGAGAGAACGTGAGCGTGAGAGGGTTGAGACGGAAGGTTTTGCTAGGAGGAAAGAGGATCAGTTGGATAAGGAAAAAAACTGGGATGACGAGAGGGAAGCATCGCGCAAGGTCCACCTCTACTACCGCGATCACAGTCAATGGATCCGAGATCGGACCGCGTTCCGCAATCAGGAGGCAGCACGCGACGAGATGGACCGAAgacaggaagaggaagagctgCGCAAGGCTGAGGCCGATATGGAGCATGCCAGGGATATGGCTGACTCCTTCCTCGAGCGCCAAGCTGAGGCGATGACTGCCCATCGCCCTGCTGCCCCTGCGGCCGCCCCTGCAGCACCGCAGAAAGTTACCATTTCTTtcggtgctgctgctcaaaAGGTTGCCCAGCGCGCTGCCACTACACGGCGCACTGttgccgaggtggagggcTTGTTGGACGATGACGAGCAAGATAAGACTACGAAGCGCACCCTTATACCCATCAAGTTTGAGCCCATCACCGACACCAAGGCCATGACAGAGGAGGACATTGCGAATGCTGTCCGCGCGCTCGCTCAAGAAATTCCCGTCGACAAGGAAGGCTTGTGGGCCTGGGATGTCAAGTGGGACTACTTGGAGGAAGGCATCATCCGTGATAAGCTGAGGCCTTTTGTTGAGAAGAAGGTTGTTGAATTTCTGGGTGTGCAAGAGCAGTTCCTGGTGGacgtggtggaggagcacTTGCGCAAACATCAGAAGCCAGCCGAGCTGGTTGAGACCCTCGGCGAGGCTCTGGATGAAGACGCGGAAGATCTTGTGAAGAAACTTTGGCGCATGGTTATCTTCTTTACAGAGAGCGAGAAGCGCGGGTTGCCTGCCTAA
- a CDS encoding hypothetical protein (COG:I; EggNog:ENOG503NZ6W), with protein MTLPKEITNPPPAVPHTDISFPAPHVLLVTLNRPKALNSIPIPQHIAMAHLWNWYDAQPWLRCAILTGTGRAFCAGADLKEWDSSHAPEGSGHDQHVEARKMTTAGFGGLSNRSGGKKPIIAAVNGLCFGGGMEMVINCDMVVADGVKARFGLPEVGKGVIALAGALPRLMRTVGRQRAGEMALLGRVSYTAEEMKGWGLVNFVVGEGRVVEEAVKVAEELAGNSPDAVIATREGLRMGWEGVGPEMATEIVERGIYGRIDAGENMKEGVRSFVEKRKPRWVDSKL; from the coding sequence ATGACGCTCCCCAAAGaaatcaccaacccccctcccgccgtcCCCCACACCGACATCTCCTTCCCCGCGCCCCATGTCTTGCTGGTGACGCTCAACCGCCCCAAAGCCCTAAATtcaatccccatcccccagcACATCGCCATGGCCCACCTGTGGAACTGGTACGACGCCCAACCCTGGCTGCGCTGCGCCATCTTGACCGGTACGGGCAGGGCGTTTTGCGCCGGTGCCGATCTCAAAGAATGGGATTCGTCTCATGCACCGGAGGGGAGCGGTCACGATCAACATGTGGAGGCACGGAAGATGACTACGgctggttttggggggttgtcgAACAGGTCTGGGGGGAAGAAACCTATTATTGCGGCGGTGAATGGGCtctgttttggaggggggatggagatggtgattAATTGTGATatggttgttgctgatggggTGAAGGCGAGGTTTGGGCTGCCGGAGGTGGGCAAGGGAGTTATTGCGCTTGCTGGGGCGTTGCCTAGGTTGATGAGGACTGTGGGGAGGCAGAGGGCGGGGGAGATGGCgcttttggggagggtgagttATACGGCcgaggagatgaaggggtgggggttggtgaattttgttgttggggaggggagggttgttgaggaggcggTTAAGGTTGCGGAGGAGCTTGCAGGGAATAGTCCTGATGCTGTTATTGCtacgagggaggggttgaggatggggtgggagggggtcgGGCCGGAGATGGCGACGGAGATTGTGGAACGGGGGATTTATGGGAGGATTGATGCTGGGGAGAAtatgaaggagggggtgaggagttttgttgagaagaggaagccgAGGTGGGTGGATAGCAAGTTGTAG
- a CDS encoding hypothetical protein (EggNog:ENOG503P0PX; COG:E) encodes MTTTMPQACPLALAPKLSTNKDLAPAPAPGDIPRPDISWFPDRKVFLNRVEALKLLYPDRPTTIPAGWPTQLNMARAWSGSDFSDDGKEYIVQFDQADLAEIDEALVHFKSLPGDLGPDDVSKETFPLPGLEERLEAIAQEIHNGRGFVVLRGLQPDKWTNMENILVYLGVTSYIAEKRGMQDFDGRMILHIQAVVEDVKKHGAMPNSPYVARAQPFHTDLCDILSLYALNTAKYGGESFLASSAQIYNELAATRPDIIHTLIKDDWIFDEFWQGQYHTRPLLFNFEGQGPAFQFSRRPLTGSHFSPHHPDVPAMTEIQAEALDAVFFAAQKHKVEIKLQKGDMMIFNNFAMLHARSSFHDEGEQRRHMLRLWLRNEELMWKTPRELERLSWECYGDHEWRAKRVWDIERSPPELRVKYRRASCA; translated from the exons atgaccaccaccatgcccCAAGCCTGCCCCTTGGCCCTAGCCCCCAAGCTCTCCACCAACAAAGATCTTGCCCCGGCCCCTGCTCCCGGAGATATCCCACGTCCTGATATCTCTTGGTTTCCTGACCGCAAGGTCTTCCTCAACCGCGTCGAGGCCCTCAAGCTTCTCTACCCTGATcgccccaccaccattccGGCCGGCTGGCCGACCCAGCTTAACATGGCACGGGCCTGGTCCGGTAGTGACTTCTCTGACGATGGCAAAGAATATATTGTCCAGTTTGACCAAGCTGACCTGGCCGAGATTGACGAGGCACTGGTTCACTTCAAGT CTCTTCCCGGCGATCTCGGCCCTGACGATGTTTCCAAGGAGACCTTCCCCCTGCCCGGTCTCGAGGAAAGACTCGAGGCCATTGCCCAGGAGATCCACAACGGCCGCGGATTTGTCGTTTTGCGAGGTCTCCAGCCGGACAAGTGGACCAACATGGAGAACATTCTCGTCTACCTTGGCGTGACCTCGTACATCGCCGAGAAGCGAGGCATGCAGGACTTTGACGGCCGCATGATCCTTCACATCCAGGCTGTGGTTGAAGACGTGAAGAAACACGGTGCCATGCCCAACAGCCCCTATGTTGCTCGCGCTCAG CCCTTCCACACCGACCTCTGCGACATTCTCTCCCTCTACGCCCTCAACACTGCCAAATACGGCGGCGAgtccttcctcgcctcctcagccCAAATCTACAACGAGCTCGCCGCCACCCGCCCGGACATAATCCACACCCTCATCAAAGACGACTGGATCTTTGACGAGTTCTGGCAGGGCCAATACCACACCCGCCCGCTCCTCTTTAATTTCGAGGGCCAAGGCCCCGCGTTTCAATTCTCCCGCCGTCCCCTCACCGGCTCCCACTTTAGCCCGCACCACCCCGACGTCCCTGCCATGACCGAGATTCAAGCCGAGGCGTTGGATGCCGTGTTTTTTGCGGCGCAGAAGCACAAGGTGGAGATCAAGTTGCAGAAGGGGGACATGATGATTTTCAACAATTTTGCGATGCTGCACGCGAGGAGCAGCTTtcatgatgagggggagCAGAGGAGGCACATGTTGAGGCTTTGGTTGAGGAATGAGGAGCTGATGTGGAAGACGCcgagggagctggagaggttgagctgGGAGTGTTATGGAGATCATGAGTGGAGGGCTAAGAGGGTGTGGGATATTGAGA
- a CDS encoding hypothetical protein (COG:Q; EggNog:ENOG503NVGB) encodes MAYPPAADLRQKLAEHPLPTVAVTALDPASLTPEETAKIANNVLTAFNKAISTRDITALSNCLFAEQALWKDSLALTYHLRTFSAPAVIAAHLLETTKLRGAHGFGLEFVHFLPVSPTLQFIDCSLSLKTASPAATCTGRMLLLPVEGSGGLEWKIWVLSTRLESLDAHPEDETLLRTPSTLADGGDDVKTDVFIIGGGNGAVTLASRLKALGVESVMADRNANSGDNWALRYDSLKFHVPTAMCDMPYLPYGEDLKGSHLLTRDELANQVRQYVKEFNLNMITSSQIQSTQYDQATRRWTVKLKTPSGLRTVRSKHLVQATGLASQKPRVPDIAGKEIYKGISLHSKEYKNPEVSLQNKGAKSVLIIGSANTAIDILNDCQTAGLDTTILARSPTYVLPVGYVMDPRGFGLFNQLDTETCDRALMSFPTWVECNMAHGLLAMLASQEPDRYKRVAKAGFPVIDSAHPDACLMHNLVERGGGHYVDIGGLEVVAEGNVGVISSVEPVAYMETGLRLSDGKTAEADSIIWCTGFSDLNARDTVFEVLGGENAADGEEKDSNLLGPRDIANRVDATFGVDEEGEIRGLWKRQRGIDNFWFMGGQTQHHRYHSKTVALQIKAELEETIPVFLNSDVQISGIHNQDIAMRPKHHSLASKTPYPPNVPCSLKDTPVHARCAMLQLF; translated from the exons ATGGCCTATCCACCTGCCGCTGACTTGCGTCAAAAACTGGCCGAACATCCGCTACCAACTGTTGCTGTGACGGCTCTCGACCCCGCATCCCTTACGCCAGAAGAGACAGCAAAGATCGCAAACAATGTCTTAACAGCCTTCAACAAGGCAATCTCAACCAGAGACATAACTGCTCTTAGTAACTGCTTATTTGCTGAGCAGGCCTTATGGAAGGATTCATTGGCGCTGACTTACCATCTGCGAACCTTCTCAGCACCGGCCGTGATAGCAGCACATCTGCTGGAAACCACCAAGTTGCGCGGTGCTCATGGTTTCGGTCTTGAGTTCGTCCATTTCCTCCCTGTCTCTCCAACCCTG CAATTCATCGACTGCAGTCTGTCGCTCAAGACAGCCTCTCCCGCTGCAACGTGTACTGGACGCATGTTACTGCTGCCTGTCGAAGGCAGCGGGGGTCTGGAATGGAAGATCTGGGTTCTGAGTACAAGACTCGAGAGTCTGGATGCGCACCCCGAAGATGAGACTCTTCTGCGTACCCCTTCGACGTTAGCAGATGGTGGCGATGATGTGAAGACAGACGTCTTTATTATTGGGGGTGGAAATGG TGCTGTAACCCTCGCCTCTCGCCTCAAGGCTCTTGGGGTTGAAAGTGTGATGGCCGACCGGAACGCCAACTCAGGCGACAACTGGGCTCTCCGATACGATAGCTTGAAGTTCCACGTGCCGACTGCAATGTGTGACATGCCTTATCTGC CGTACGGCGAAGACCTCAAAGGTTCACATCTACTAACGCGAGATGAGCTCGCAAACCAAGTTCGTCAGTATGTCAAAGAGTTCAACTTGAACATGATCACCTCGTCCCAGATCCAGTCCACCCAATACGACCAGGCAACGAGACGATGGACCGTGAAGTTGAAGACCCCAAGCGGTCTACGAACAGTGAGGTCAAAACACCTTGTGCAAGCAACGGGACTCGCCTCGCAAAAGCCTCGAGTCCCTGATATTGCAGGCAAGGAGATATACAAGGGCATCAGCCTGCACTCCAAGGAGTACAAGAACCCAGAGGTCTCTCTTCAAAACAAGGGCGCCAAGTCTGTCCTCATCATTGGTTCAGCCAACACAGCCATCGACATCCTCAATGACTGCCAAACAGCCGGCCTGGACACAACAATCCTTGCCCGCTCCCCGACATATGTCCTCCCGGTAGGGTACGTAATGGATCCGCGGGGCTTTGGGCTGTTCAACCAGCTAGACACAGAAACATGTGACAGGGCTTTGATGTCATTTCCCACGTGGGTAGAGTGCAACATGGCGCACGGATTGCTTGCCATGTTGGCGTCTCAAGAGCCGGACAGATACAAAAGGGTGGCCAAGGCTGGCTTTCCGGTCATTGACAGTGCTCACCCTGACGCATGTCTGATGCACAATCTTGTGGAGAGAGGCGGGGGACATTATGTTGATATCGGTGGCTTGGAGGTGGTCGCGGAGGGAAACGTGGGTGTGATATCGAGTGTTGAGCCAGTGGCGTACATGGAGACTGGGCTGAGGCTTTCTGATGGAAAGACGGCGGAGGCGGACAGTATTATCTGGTGTACTGGGTTTTCCGACTTGAACGCTCGGGATACAGTGTTTGAGGttttgggtggtgagaatgcggctgatggggaggaaaaggattCGAACTTGCTGGGTCCGAGAGATATCGCGAACAGGGTTGACGCCACGTTTGGtgtcgatgaggagggggagatcaGGGGGTTGTGGAAACGACAAAGAGGAATCGACAACTTTTGGTTCATGGGTGGGCAAACCCAGCATCATCGGTATCACTCCAAGACTGTGGCTCTGCAAATCAAGGCTGAACTTGAGG AAACAATTCCTGTTTTCCTGAATTCTGACGTTCAAATATCTGGTATCCATAATCAAGACATTGCAATGCGCCCAAAACACCATAGCTTGGCCTCCAAAACACCTTACCCTCCAAATGTCCCTTGTTCCCTCAAAGATACTCCCGTACATGCACGCTGTGCCATGCTGCAATTGTTCTGA